A single genomic interval of Macadamia integrifolia cultivar HAES 741 chromosome 6, SCU_Mint_v3, whole genome shotgun sequence harbors:
- the LOC122082868 gene encoding uncharacterized protein LOC122082868 gives MEKEMEMEMPMASLHKNSSSSSTVRFLGLLKQPDSDSVPFELDESEVVWSAELSDSHESVSLGPIHSAASTILSASPPDHRYHQYRPERFGLSAALSDDRRPLVQRKPSLNPSLSAASAARTIPPVPIPRSGGSEDFSNSSSGRTKFHQSAPVNVPVWPRGLVNGGPGSSNLGSFNEDDEDTEEEMLPPHEIVARSHTTTFSMFEGVGRTLKGRDLRRVRNAVFQKTGFLD, from the coding sequence atGGAAaaggagatggagatggagatgccTATGGCTTCCCTCCATAAGAACAGCTCATCGTCTTCGACGGTCCGGTTCCTTGGCCTCCTAAAACAGCCGGATTCTGATTCGGTGCCCTTCGAATTGGACGAAAGCGAGGTGGTTTGGTCAGCTGAGCTCTCCGATTCCCACGAATCTGTTTCCCTCGGTCCGATTCACTCCGCCGCCTCTACAATACTCTCCGCCTCCCCTCCCGATCACCGTTACCACCAATATCGGCCGGAAAGATTCGGTCTTTCGGCAGCTTTGTCCGACGACCGCCGCCCACTTGTGCAGAGAAAACCATCCCTGAATCCTTCTCTGTCCGCTGCTAGTGCGGCACGAACGATTCCACCGGTGCCAATCCCACGCTCCGGGGGATCAGAGGACTTCTCAAACTCATCTTCAGGCAGAACCAAGTTTCATCAGTCTGCTCCAGTGAACGTTCCAGTCTGGCCTAGAGGGCTTGTCAATGGAGGCCCTGGATCCTCCAATCTGGGGAGTTTCAACGAGGATGACGAGGACACTGAGGAGGAGATGCTGCCACCGCACGAGATCGTGGCAAGGTCCCATACCACCACTTTCTCTATGTTCGAAGGGGTGGGGCGGACACTCAAAGGGAGGGATCTGCGCCGTGTCCGGAATGCTGTTTTCCAGAAGACAGGTTTTCTagactga
- the LOC122081193 gene encoding protein TILLER ANGLE CONTROL 1 isoform X2 — MKIFNWMHRKFHFNVESNSSFSHMKDEVEQNEKKLETVTSESDTDALLSIGTFGFDPLELYNHLNGDFVEHIEDDDDEDVADEDEEGEGKEKLNPLVVEVFKGELDKVLRSSSVSVRKPDLSTTVDDDIDTPLLRFLESAELQTDHEDLSWEETKKKKGERTTLADLFSAETDTTAAARGKSDSIIVHQPGRLEKTSCRKKHGLSFAKKLLFRKDDDSLPITKLHRLIKKMLKKKIHPELQGKVHGMNGLLNTPKSEKEEGDATLNESLSLLQGCEMDS; from the exons ATGAAG ATCTTCAACTGGATGCACCGGAAATTTCACTTCAACGTGGAAAGcaattcttcattttctcaCATGAAAG ATGAGGTAGAACAGAACGAAAAGAAGCTTGAAACGGTTACAAGCGAGAGCGACACGGACGCGTTACTGTCGATCGGCACGTTCGGCTTCGATCCCTTAGAACTCTACAACCACTTAAACGGAGATTTCGTCGAGCACATagaagacgacgacgacgaAGACGTAgcagatgaagatgaagaaggagaaggaaaagaaaagctgAATCCTTTGGTGGTTGAAGTCTTTAAGGGAGAATTGGATAAGGTATTGCGTTCGAGTTCAGTTTCAGTCAGGAAACCTGATCTGTCAACAACGGTCGATGATGACATTGATACTCCTCTCCTTCGGTTTCTGGAGTCAGCAGAGCTCCAAACCGACCATGAGGACTTGAGTTGGGaagagacgaagaagaagaaaggagagcgAACAACACTAGCGGATCTGTTCTCAGCAGAAACAGATACTACTGCGGCAGCTCGGGGGAAATCGGATTCGATCATTGTTCATCAGCCAGGTCGCCTCGAGAAAACGAGCTGCAGAAAAAAGCACGGCCTATCATTCGCCAAGAAGCTCCTGTTTCGTAAGGACGATGATTCTCTTCCAATCACAAAACTACACCGA TTGATAAagaagatgttgaagaagaaaatccatCCAGAGCTCCAAGGAAAAGTGCATGGAATGAATGGCCTGCTCAATACTCCTAAGtctgagaaggaagaaggagatgcTACTTTAAATGAATCGTTGTCCCTGCTTCAAG GTTGTGAGATGGATAGCTGA
- the LOC122081193 gene encoding protein TILLER ANGLE CONTROL 1 isoform X1 — translation MKQIFNWMHRKFHFNVESNSSFSHMKDEVEQNEKKLETVTSESDTDALLSIGTFGFDPLELYNHLNGDFVEHIEDDDDEDVADEDEEGEGKEKLNPLVVEVFKGELDKVLRSSSVSVRKPDLSTTVDDDIDTPLLRFLESAELQTDHEDLSWEETKKKKGERTTLADLFSAETDTTAAARGKSDSIIVHQPGRLEKTSCRKKHGLSFAKKLLFRKDDDSLPITKLHRLIKKMLKKKIHPELQGKVHGMNGLLNTPKSEKEEGDATLNESLSLLQGCEMDS, via the exons ATGAAG CAGATCTTCAACTGGATGCACCGGAAATTTCACTTCAACGTGGAAAGcaattcttcattttctcaCATGAAAG ATGAGGTAGAACAGAACGAAAAGAAGCTTGAAACGGTTACAAGCGAGAGCGACACGGACGCGTTACTGTCGATCGGCACGTTCGGCTTCGATCCCTTAGAACTCTACAACCACTTAAACGGAGATTTCGTCGAGCACATagaagacgacgacgacgaAGACGTAgcagatgaagatgaagaaggagaaggaaaagaaaagctgAATCCTTTGGTGGTTGAAGTCTTTAAGGGAGAATTGGATAAGGTATTGCGTTCGAGTTCAGTTTCAGTCAGGAAACCTGATCTGTCAACAACGGTCGATGATGACATTGATACTCCTCTCCTTCGGTTTCTGGAGTCAGCAGAGCTCCAAACCGACCATGAGGACTTGAGTTGGGaagagacgaagaagaagaaaggagagcgAACAACACTAGCGGATCTGTTCTCAGCAGAAACAGATACTACTGCGGCAGCTCGGGGGAAATCGGATTCGATCATTGTTCATCAGCCAGGTCGCCTCGAGAAAACGAGCTGCAGAAAAAAGCACGGCCTATCATTCGCCAAGAAGCTCCTGTTTCGTAAGGACGATGATTCTCTTCCAATCACAAAACTACACCGA TTGATAAagaagatgttgaagaagaaaatccatCCAGAGCTCCAAGGAAAAGTGCATGGAATGAATGGCCTGCTCAATACTCCTAAGtctgagaaggaagaaggagatgcTACTTTAAATGAATCGTTGTCCCTGCTTCAAG GTTGTGAGATGGATAGCTGA
- the LOC122082605 gene encoding cytochrome b5-like, with amino-acid sequence MASDRKFYEFDDVSIHSQHKDCWLIINGKVYDVTSFMDDHPGGSEVLLSSTGKDATNDFEDTGHSDNARELMGKYYIGDINVSSIPQKRGYVPPHQAPYNPDKTSEFVIKILQFLVPLLILGLAFAVRHFTKKD; translated from the exons ATGGCTTCAGATCGCAAATTTTATGAGTTTGATGATGTCTCCATACACAGTCAACACAAGGATTGCTGGCTTATTATCAATGGGAAG GTGTATGATGTAACTTCATTTATGGATGATCATCCGGGAGGCAGTGAGGTCTTGCTATCGTCCACTG GGAAAGATGCAACAAATGATTTTGAAGATACTGGCCACAGCGACAATGCCAGAGAACTCATGGGAAAATATTACATTGGTGATATCAACGTTTCAAGCATTCCACAGAAACGTGGCTATGTTCCTCCTCATCAAGCACCATACAACCCTGATAAAACTTCGGAGTTTGTGATTAAGATATTACAGTTCCTGGTACCTCTGTTGATCTTGGGCTTAGCATTTGCTGTTCGACATTTTACGAAGAAAGACTAG
- the LOC122082604 gene encoding rab GTPase-activating protein 22-like isoform X1 encodes MVVVVSSRSRVVRSVRVIAVVLSMILSYSGGNGQGGFVSLVEGGSISSSGANKAAGFFGTSGGFWRVGAPSNVGIAIAVTAMAGLALAATIVYSRRGSLKSPWSRRRRKRALSPQVWKSLFTPDGKLRDGGVKFVKKVRSGGVDPSIRAEVWPFLLGIYNLNSSKEERDSIRAQKRKEYGKLRRQCKRLLKLDGVENFRLKETWGSSSNGDSGSLVQDLGSPGLEDIVSARDSLSTEGGSPEDLDSGHPVHDGVLQVSSSLVEGNGCNSEITRADSSVINTDSSDSDSSVEEPESMQNFEEIDPDNPSKGDSSPSGTGSSKAHTAEDFTTWQRIIRLDAVRANSEWVIYSPNQAAVSESRSRRSAEAVGLKDYDHLEPCRIFHAARLVAILEAYALYDSEIGYCQGMSDLLSPIIAVIEEDHEAFWCFVGFMKKARHNFRLDEVGIRRQLNIISKIIKCKDSHLYRHLQKLQAEDCFFVYRMVVVLFRRELSFEQTLCLWEAMWADQAAIRARIGKSAWGRIRQRAPPTDDLLLYAIAACVLQRRKLIIEKYSSMDEILRECNNMAGQLDVWKLLDDAHDLVVTLHDKI; translated from the exons atggtggtggtggtatcATCGCGATCGCGCGTGGTGAGGAGTGTAAGAGTAATAGCAGTGGTGCTATCGATGATATTGTCGTACTCAGGTGGTAATGGTCAGGGTGGATTTGTTTCACTTGTCGAAGGTGGAAGCATCAGCAGCAGCGGCGCGAACAAAGCTGCAGGCTTCTTTGGAACTAGTGGTGGCTTCTGGCGGGTAGGGGCGCCTTCGAATGTCGGAATTGCTATCGCAGTGACGGCTATGGCTGGCCTCGCCTTGGCAGCTACCATCGTCTACTCCCGTAG GGGTAGTCTTAAATCACCATGGTCCCGTAGGAGAAGAAAGCGTGCCCTTTCACCTCAAGTGTGGAAAAGCCTATTTACACCAGACGGGAAACTCCGTGATGGTGGTGTGAAGTTTGTAAAAAAAGTTCGGAGTGGA GGTGTTGATCCGAGCATCAGGGCAGAGGTTTGGCCATTTCTTCTAGGAAT CTACAACTTGAACAGTTCCAAGGAAGAAAGAGATTCCATCAGAGCTCAGAAAAG AAAGGAGTATGGGAAACTGCGGAGACAATGCAAGCGACTGCTAAAGCTCGATGGCGTTGAGAACTTTAGATTAAAAGAAACATGGGGAAGTAGCAGCAATGGGGATAGTGGGAGTCTGGTCCAAGACCTTGGATCTCCTGGTTTAGAAGACATTGTCAGTGCCAGGGATTCCCTTTCCACTGAAGGTGGGAGCCCAGAGGACTTGGACTCTGGACACCCTGTTCATGATGGAGTCCTTCAAGTTTCCAGTTCACTGGTAGAAGGAAATGGCTGTAACAGTGAAATCACGCGAGCAGATTCTTCTGTTATCAACACAGATTCATCTGACTCAGACTCCTCTGTTGAGGAACCTGAAAGCATGCAGAATTTTGAAGAGATTGATCCTGACAATCCCTCCAAGGGGGATTCTTCCCCTTCCGGTACAGGTTCTTCCAAAGCCCATACAGCTGAAGATTTTACCACGTGGCAAAGGATCATCCGCCTGGATGCAGTGCGTGCAAATTCAGAATGGGTCATATACTCCCCAAACCAGGCCGCAGTTTCGGAATCTAGGTCACGGCGTTCAGCTGAGGCTGTTGGACTGAAGGACTATGACCACCTAGAGCCCTGTAGAATTTTCCATGCAGCCCGCTTGGTTGCCATACTTGAAGCCTATGCACTCTACGATTCAGAGATTGGGTACTGCCAGGGAATGAGTGATCTACTTTCTCCAATAATTGCAGTGATAGAGGAGGACCATGAGGCCTTCTGGTGCTTTGTGGGTTTCATGAAGAAAGCTCGTCACAACTTTAGGCTTGATGAGGTAGGAATCAGGAGGCAGCTAAACATCATCTCAAAGATCATCAAGTGCAAAGACTCCCATCTCTACAGGCACCTGCAGAAGCTTCAGGCTGAGGACTGCTTTTTCGTTTACAGGATGGTGGTGGTTCTCTTTAGACGGGAGCTAAGCTTTGAGCAAACATTGTGCCTGTGGGAGGCGATGTGGGCAGATCAGGCAGCAATAAGAGCTAGGATTGGCAAGTCTGCATGGGGGAGGATTAGACAGCGTGCCCCACCGACTGATGATCTGCTATTATATGCCATTGCAGCCTGTGTATTGCAGAGGAGGAAGCTAATTATAGAGAAGTACAGTAGTATGGATGAGATCTTAAGGGAGTGCAATAACATGGCTGGGCAATTGGATGTATGGAAGCTTCTAGATGATGCACACGATTTGGTGGTAACCCTCCATGACAAAATATGA
- the LOC122082604 gene encoding rab GTPase-activating protein 22-like isoform X2 encodes MKALRRTHTATSSSNSNTSSPSPSASASASASSSSPSSSSWVHLRSVFFVVSSSSPVPSDRGSLKSPWSRRRRKRALSPQVWKSLFTPDGKLRDGGVKFVKKVRSGGVDPSIRAEVWPFLLGIYNLNSSKEERDSIRAQKRKEYGKLRRQCKRLLKLDGVENFRLKETWGSSSNGDSGSLVQDLGSPGLEDIVSARDSLSTEGGSPEDLDSGHPVHDGVLQVSSSLVEGNGCNSEITRADSSVINTDSSDSDSSVEEPESMQNFEEIDPDNPSKGDSSPSGTGSSKAHTAEDFTTWQRIIRLDAVRANSEWVIYSPNQAAVSESRSRRSAEAVGLKDYDHLEPCRIFHAARLVAILEAYALYDSEIGYCQGMSDLLSPIIAVIEEDHEAFWCFVGFMKKARHNFRLDEVGIRRQLNIISKIIKCKDSHLYRHLQKLQAEDCFFVYRMVVVLFRRELSFEQTLCLWEAMWADQAAIRARIGKSAWGRIRQRAPPTDDLLLYAIAACVLQRRKLIIEKYSSMDEILRECNNMAGQLDVWKLLDDAHDLVVTLHDKI; translated from the exons ATGAAAGCCCTCCGCCGCACGCATACTGCGACATCGTCCTCCAATTCGAACACCTCCTCCCCATCACCGTCTGCATCTGCGTCTGCGTCTGCGTCTTCGTCTTCGCCTTCCTCTTCGTCGTGGGTTCATTTACGCTCGGTTTTTTTCGTcgtttcttcttcctcaccaGTTCCCTCCGATCG GGGTAGTCTTAAATCACCATGGTCCCGTAGGAGAAGAAAGCGTGCCCTTTCACCTCAAGTGTGGAAAAGCCTATTTACACCAGACGGGAAACTCCGTGATGGTGGTGTGAAGTTTGTAAAAAAAGTTCGGAGTGGA GGTGTTGATCCGAGCATCAGGGCAGAGGTTTGGCCATTTCTTCTAGGAAT CTACAACTTGAACAGTTCCAAGGAAGAAAGAGATTCCATCAGAGCTCAGAAAAG AAAGGAGTATGGGAAACTGCGGAGACAATGCAAGCGACTGCTAAAGCTCGATGGCGTTGAGAACTTTAGATTAAAAGAAACATGGGGAAGTAGCAGCAATGGGGATAGTGGGAGTCTGGTCCAAGACCTTGGATCTCCTGGTTTAGAAGACATTGTCAGTGCCAGGGATTCCCTTTCCACTGAAGGTGGGAGCCCAGAGGACTTGGACTCTGGACACCCTGTTCATGATGGAGTCCTTCAAGTTTCCAGTTCACTGGTAGAAGGAAATGGCTGTAACAGTGAAATCACGCGAGCAGATTCTTCTGTTATCAACACAGATTCATCTGACTCAGACTCCTCTGTTGAGGAACCTGAAAGCATGCAGAATTTTGAAGAGATTGATCCTGACAATCCCTCCAAGGGGGATTCTTCCCCTTCCGGTACAGGTTCTTCCAAAGCCCATACAGCTGAAGATTTTACCACGTGGCAAAGGATCATCCGCCTGGATGCAGTGCGTGCAAATTCAGAATGGGTCATATACTCCCCAAACCAGGCCGCAGTTTCGGAATCTAGGTCACGGCGTTCAGCTGAGGCTGTTGGACTGAAGGACTATGACCACCTAGAGCCCTGTAGAATTTTCCATGCAGCCCGCTTGGTTGCCATACTTGAAGCCTATGCACTCTACGATTCAGAGATTGGGTACTGCCAGGGAATGAGTGATCTACTTTCTCCAATAATTGCAGTGATAGAGGAGGACCATGAGGCCTTCTGGTGCTTTGTGGGTTTCATGAAGAAAGCTCGTCACAACTTTAGGCTTGATGAGGTAGGAATCAGGAGGCAGCTAAACATCATCTCAAAGATCATCAAGTGCAAAGACTCCCATCTCTACAGGCACCTGCAGAAGCTTCAGGCTGAGGACTGCTTTTTCGTTTACAGGATGGTGGTGGTTCTCTTTAGACGGGAGCTAAGCTTTGAGCAAACATTGTGCCTGTGGGAGGCGATGTGGGCAGATCAGGCAGCAATAAGAGCTAGGATTGGCAAGTCTGCATGGGGGAGGATTAGACAGCGTGCCCCACCGACTGATGATCTGCTATTATATGCCATTGCAGCCTGTGTATTGCAGAGGAGGAAGCTAATTATAGAGAAGTACAGTAGTATGGATGAGATCTTAAGGGAGTGCAATAACATGGCTGGGCAATTGGATGTATGGAAGCTTCTAGATGATGCACACGATTTGGTGGTAACCCTCCATGACAAAATATGA